A genomic window from Enoplosus armatus isolate fEnoArm2 chromosome 20, fEnoArm2.hap1, whole genome shotgun sequence includes:
- the pus3 gene encoding tRNA pseudouridine(38/39) synthase has product MSEALSQRIKELEAELEKLKAQLKERSEAGCPSPDENSDCRPDGNTSSSKKGKKAGKDRPFDFSAHPRRHVALRLAYLGWAYQGFAVQENTDNTVEARLFEALLKTRLIQDRQSSNYHRCGRTDKGVSAFSQVITIDLRSTQFCAGLGVALPEHVDVNTKNKAAGAELPYVKMLNRVLPQDIRVLDWAPAAEGFSARFDCQSRTYRYYFPRGSLDVALMADAAKRYEGTHDFRNLCKMDVGNGVLQFERTILSASVRPVQPQHTDQYDLFIFEIKGLAFLYHQVRCMMALLLLIGQKLEAPEIINQLLDVQSNPRKPQYSMAVDYPLVLYDCHFEGLSWKQENEEVNHVLSALQQHWTQSAVKTHVLHGMIQGLEAIGGVSSNHCWLVEGSKQRNYRPLLERPCCESLESRINHFVKRGRLEREEGENGGEMVHRGKRSKHSHNSPSLPVSSEMPSSKQSTDQKAED; this is encoded by the exons ATGTCAGAGGCTTTAAGCCAGCGAATAAAGGAGctggaggcagagctggagaagCTCAAGGCCCAGCTGAAGGAGAGGAGTGAAGCTGGCTGTCCATCTCCTGATGAAAACTCAGACTGCAGACCTGATGGTaataccagcagcagcaaaaaggGTAAGAAAGCAGGCAAAGATCGTCCTTTTGACTTCTCTGCCCACCCTCGGCGCCATGTGGCTCTGCGGCTGGCTTACCTGGGCTGGGCCTACCAGGGGTTTGCAGTTCAGGAGAACACGGACAACACTGTGGAGGCCAGACTCTTTGAAGCTTTGCTAAAGACGCGGCTGATTCAGGACCGACAGAGCTCCAACTACCACCGGTGTGGTCGCACTGATAAAGGAGTCAGTGCCTTTTCCCAA GTCATAACCATCGATTTGCGCTCTACACAGTTTTGTGCAGGACTGGGCGTCGCACTCCCTGAACATGTTGATGTCAATACCAAGAATaaagctgctggtgctgaactTCCATATGTCAAGATGCTGAACAGAGTCCTGCCCCAGGACATCAGGGTCTTGGACTGGGCACCAGCAGCAGAGGGCTTCAGTGCACGCTTTGACTGTCAGTCCCGCACGTACCGATACTACTTCCCCCGAGGATCCTTGGATGTGGCGTTGATGGCAGATGCTGCAAAAAG ATATGAGGGCACTCATGACTTTCGCAACCTGTGCAAAATGGATGTGGGCAACGGAGTCCTGCAGTTTGAGAGGACCATCTTGTCAGCATCAGTCAGGCCTGTGCAGCCTCAGCACACAGACCAATATGACCTCTTCATATTTGAGATCAAAGGGCTGGCCTTCCTTTACCACCAG GTACGATGCATGATGGCACTGCTCCTTCTGATAGGGCAGAAACTGGAAGCCCCAGAGATAATTAATCAGCTCCTGGATGTTCAGAGTAACCCCAGGAAGCCCCAGTACAG CATGGCAGTAGACTACCCGCTGGTGCTGTACGACTGCCACTTTGAAGGTTTgagctggaaacaggaaaatgaGGAGGTGAACCATGTCCTGTCTGCACTACAACAACACTGGACCCAGAGTGCAGTCAAGACCCACGTCCTGCATGGGATGATTCAGGGTTTGGAGGCCATAG GTGGAGTGTCCTCTAACCATTGCTGGCTAGTAGAAGGCAGCAAGCAGAGAAACTACCGGCCCCTGCTGGAGCGTCCATGCTGCGAGAGCCTGGAGTCCAGGATAAACCACTTCGTCAAAAGAGGCaggctggagagggaggaaggggagaacGGAGGGGAAATGGTCCACAGAGGGAAAAGGTCCAAACATTCCCACAATTCCCCCAGTCTGCCTGTTTCTTCAGAGATgccatcatcaaaacaaagtACAGATCAAAAAGCAGAAGACTGA
- the dcakd gene encoding dephospho-CoA kinase domain-containing protein encodes MFLVGLTGGISSGKSAVSSMLRELGCPIIDADVVARKVVEPHTPAYSRIVYHFGPEILLENGEIDRQKLGQLIFANEEKRKLLNSITHPEIHKAMLKEILFYFLRGFRYVVLDVPLLFETRRLTQFLNHTVVVYCDPATQLSRLMQRDGLTQEQAEQRVAAQMPLNEKRGLANHVIENSGSREDTHRQVLRLHTKLEDSMDFLLVRVIAIAATTGLGGILLYAAKILLS; translated from the exons ATGTTCCTGGTGGGGCTGACGGGAGGTATTTCCTCAGGGAAAAGTGCCGTGTCTTCAATGCTGCGGGAGCTTGGGTGCCCCATTATTGATGCTGATGTTGTGGCCAGGAAAG TTGTGGAGCCGCACACTCCCGCCTATTCCCGCATCGTCTACCACTTTGGGCCAGAGATCCTACTCGAGAACGGGGAGATCGACCGGCAGAAGCTGGGTCAGCTCATCTTCGCCAacgaggagaagaggaagctgcTGAACTCCATCACCCACCCAGAGATCCACAAAGCAATGCTCAAAGAGATCCTGTTCTACTTTCTCAGAG GGTTCCGCTACGTGGTGCTTGATGTGCCCCTTCTCTTTGAAACCAGACGTCTCACCCAGTTTCTAAACCACACTGTAGTAGTTTACTG TGACCCTGCCACTCAACTATCGCGCTTGATGCAGAGGGACGGCCTGACCCAGGAGCAGGCCGAGCAGCGCGTGGCTGCACAGATGCCACTGAATGAAAAGCGCGGCTTGGCCAATCATGTTATTGAGAACTCGGGCAGCCGAGAGGACACCCACCGGCAGGTCCTGCGTTTGCACACAAAGCTGGAGGACTCCATGGACTTCCTCCTAGTGAGGGTCATTGCAATTGCAGCCACTACTGGTCTGGGTGGGATACTGCTTTATGCAGCCAAGATACTTTTGTCTTAA